One genomic window of Halobellus limi includes the following:
- a CDS encoding argininosuccinate synthase, which translates to MTSVALAFSGGLDTTVCVSLLQEEYGYDEVVGVTVDVGQPESEFEEAQETADAHGLDLHVVDAKDEFADLCFDSVRANATYQGYPLGTALARPVIANAILEVAEEEGCDALAHGCTGKGNDQLRFEVVWRASDLDVVAPVRELELTREWEQQYAEEHDLPVQSGNSGVWSIDTNLWSRSVEGGQLEDPGYVPPEDIYEWTDDPANATETELVEITFEDGYPVALDGEDRSPTELIETLNEQAGKHGVGRTDMMEDRMLGLKVRENYEHPAATTLLTAHEALEQLVLTKDERDFKRSIDDEWAQKGYEGLVDHPLVDALEGFIDETQSRVTGTVTIKFQGGQARPVARESEYAAYSEDAASFNTSGVGDITQQDATGVAKYHGFQSRLANAAIDAAENDDEGDWE; encoded by the coding sequence ATGACAAGCGTGGCACTCGCGTTCTCGGGCGGCCTCGACACCACAGTCTGCGTCTCGCTCCTGCAGGAGGAGTACGGCTACGACGAAGTCGTCGGCGTGACCGTCGACGTTGGCCAGCCCGAATCGGAGTTCGAGGAGGCACAGGAGACCGCCGACGCGCACGGCCTAGACCTGCACGTCGTCGACGCGAAAGACGAGTTCGCAGACCTCTGTTTCGACTCCGTCCGCGCGAACGCGACGTATCAGGGCTACCCGCTCGGCACGGCGCTGGCCCGCCCGGTGATCGCGAACGCGATCCTGGAAGTGGCGGAAGAGGAGGGCTGCGACGCCCTCGCTCACGGCTGCACCGGCAAAGGCAACGATCAGCTCCGCTTCGAGGTCGTCTGGCGCGCCTCCGACCTCGACGTCGTCGCGCCGGTCCGCGAACTGGAACTCACCCGCGAGTGGGAACAGCAGTACGCCGAGGAACACGACCTCCCCGTCCAGTCGGGGAATTCGGGAGTTTGGTCGATCGACACGAACCTCTGGAGCCGCTCCGTCGAGGGCGGTCAGCTGGAAGACCCCGGCTACGTCCCGCCGGAGGACATCTACGAGTGGACCGACGACCCCGCCAACGCCACCGAGACCGAGCTAGTCGAGATCACGTTCGAGGACGGCTACCCGGTCGCCCTCGACGGCGAGGACCGCTCCCCGACGGAACTCATCGAGACGCTGAACGAGCAGGCCGGCAAACACGGCGTCGGCCGCACGGATATGATGGAAGACCGGATGCTCGGGCTGAAGGTCCGCGAGAACTACGAGCACCCGGCGGCGACGACGCTTCTGACCGCCCACGAGGCCCTCGAACAACTCGTCCTCACGAAGGACGAGCGCGACTTCAAGCGCTCGATCGACGACGAGTGGGCCCAGAAGGGCTACGAGGGCCTCGTCGACCACCCGCTCGTCGACGCCCTGGAGGGCTTCATCGACGAGACGCAGTCCCGCGTCACCGGCACCGTGACGATCAAGTTCCAGGGCGGGCAGGCCCGCCCGGTGGCCCGCGAGTCGGAGTACGCCGCCTACTCGGAGGACGCCGCCTCGTTCAACACCTCCGGCGTCGGCGACATCACCCAGCAGGACGCGACGGGCGTCGCGAAGTACCACGGGTTCCAGTCGCGCCTCGCGAACGCCGCGATCGACGCCGCCGAGAACGACGACGAAGGCGACTGGGAGTGA
- a CDS encoding cation:proton antiporter — protein MAAGLLELGQVFAVLAIAGAAALRIGLSVIPLYVVSGMLAGPFVAGRFGVPYVSNGELLTVLAEVGIVLLLFFLGLEFSLDRLLAARSRITRAGVIDAAINLPLGIAIGLALGWSVVEALLLGGIVYISSSAIITKTLIDLGWIANDEADPILGTLVFEDLLIAVYLAVVTSLVLGGADAGVSGLGRSLAIAFGFLGALLLAVQYGTEFFSRVLDVSDTESFVLRILGVVVPIAGVALALGVSEAVAAFFVGMGFSTSGHRERIERQLTPVRDVFAAVFFFWIGVGTDPRLLPGIALPLAAAVLLTTPAKLLSGYLGGRVYDLSEHRSFRVGLGLVPRGEFSLVIAALAAGGSTTVMRETIPALAVGYVLVMSVVGTLLMQRADRVEGLLDRVRSDTGAST, from the coding sequence ATGGCGGCCGGGCTGTTAGAACTCGGCCAGGTGTTCGCCGTGCTCGCGATCGCCGGAGCCGCGGCGCTGCGGATCGGCCTCTCGGTGATCCCGCTGTACGTCGTGAGCGGGATGCTCGCCGGCCCGTTCGTCGCCGGTCGATTCGGCGTCCCCTACGTTTCCAATGGAGAACTCCTCACCGTCCTCGCGGAGGTCGGAATCGTCTTGCTTCTGTTCTTCCTGGGCCTGGAGTTCAGCCTGGACCGCCTGCTCGCGGCGCGCTCGCGGATCACCCGCGCGGGCGTGATCGATGCCGCGATCAACCTCCCGCTCGGGATCGCGATCGGCCTCGCGCTCGGGTGGTCGGTCGTCGAAGCACTCCTCCTCGGCGGGATCGTCTACATCTCCTCGTCGGCGATCATCACGAAGACCCTCATCGACCTGGGGTGGATCGCCAACGACGAGGCCGACCCGATCCTCGGGACGCTCGTCTTCGAGGACCTCCTCATCGCCGTCTACCTCGCGGTCGTCACCTCGCTCGTCCTCGGCGGCGCCGACGCCGGAGTGAGCGGCCTCGGGCGCTCGCTGGCTATCGCCTTCGGCTTCCTGGGGGCGCTCCTCCTCGCCGTCCAGTACGGCACCGAGTTCTTCTCGCGCGTCCTCGACGTCTCCGATACGGAGTCGTTCGTCCTCCGGATCCTGGGCGTGGTCGTCCCGATCGCGGGGGTCGCGCTCGCGCTGGGCGTGAGCGAGGCCGTCGCGGCGTTCTTCGTCGGGATGGGCTTCTCGACCAGCGGCCACCGCGAGCGGATCGAACGGCAGCTGACGCCCGTCCGCGACGTCTTCGCCGCCGTGTTCTTCTTCTGGATCGGCGTCGGCACCGACCCCCGATTGCTCCCCGGTATCGCCCTGCCGCTCGCGGCGGCCGTCCTCCTGACGACCCCCGCGAAACTGCTCTCGGGCTACCTGGGCGGGCGCGTCTACGACCTCTCCGAGCACCGGTCGTTCCGCGTCGGCCTCGGTCTGGTGCCGCGCGGGGAGTTCTCGCTCGTCATCGCCGCGCTCGCCGCGGGCGGGTCGACGACGGTGATGCGAGAGACGATCCCGGCGCTCGCGGTCGGGTACGTCCTCGTGATGAGCGTCGTCGGGACGCTGCTGATGCAGCGCGCCGATCGCGTGGAGGGGCTGCTCGATCGCGTGCGCTCGGATACCGGGGCGTCGACGTGA
- the glyS gene encoding glycine--tRNA ligase, protein MSEERTEGERLAELAKRRGYFFGASGAYGGAAGFYTFGPQGAALKSNVEDAWRDRFTVQEGNFEIEAPTIMPEPVFEASGHLDGFDDMLVECPECGESHRADHLVEDNTDVEDAESLPIAEVEELIADNDLRCPNCGGALAGEEIEDFNLMFETNIGPGSSTPGYLRPETAQGIFVEFPRIKEYARNSLPFGATQIGRAYRNEISPRKSIVRTREFTQAELEQFVDPERDEPDLDSVEDVEVTLYPATEQGSEDGEYVETTVGEAVDESIVGDAWIGYFLGIAQEWYERVGVDMDRFRFRQHLAGERAHYAADCWDAESEVDGDWIEIAGFAYRGDYDLSKHGEHSDDDFTIFRQFDEPKTVERAVVDPDMSVLGPEFGGAAADVKSALEELAERDPAAFESETVAVTVGGETKTVDADVANFRVEEQTVSGEHITPHVIEPSFGVDRTVYTLLAHGYNEDEVDGETRSFLSLSPTVAPTDVGVFPLVSNVEELTARAEALVDDLRESGFSVVYDDSGSIGRRYRRQDEVGTPFCVTVDRDGLEGDGPDTVTIRERDTARQVRVPIDALVEELRAVSDGERPFDDLVAEYDLVAPGADA, encoded by the coding sequence ATGAGCGAGGAGCGAACCGAGGGGGAACGGCTCGCCGAACTGGCCAAGCGCCGGGGCTACTTCTTCGGCGCGAGCGGGGCCTACGGCGGCGCCGCCGGCTTCTACACCTTCGGTCCGCAGGGCGCGGCGCTGAAGTCGAACGTCGAGGACGCCTGGCGCGACCGCTTCACCGTCCAGGAGGGCAACTTCGAGATCGAGGCGCCGACGATCATGCCCGAACCCGTCTTCGAGGCGTCGGGTCACCTCGACGGCTTCGACGACATGCTCGTCGAGTGTCCCGAGTGCGGGGAGTCCCACCGCGCGGACCACCTCGTCGAGGACAACACCGACGTCGAGGACGCCGAGTCGCTGCCGATCGCGGAGGTCGAAGAGCTGATCGCCGACAACGACCTCCGGTGTCCGAACTGCGGCGGTGCCCTCGCGGGCGAGGAGATCGAGGACTTCAACCTGATGTTCGAGACGAACATCGGGCCGGGGTCGTCGACGCCGGGGTACCTCCGCCCGGAGACCGCACAGGGCATCTTCGTCGAGTTCCCGCGCATCAAGGAGTACGCGCGCAACAGCCTCCCGTTCGGCGCGACGCAGATCGGCCGCGCCTACCGAAACGAGATCTCGCCGCGGAAGAGCATCGTCCGCACGCGGGAGTTCACGCAGGCGGAGTTAGAGCAGTTCGTCGACCCCGAGCGCGACGAGCCCGACCTCGACTCGGTCGAAGACGTCGAGGTGACGCTGTACCCCGCGACCGAGCAGGGGAGCGAGGACGGCGAGTACGTCGAGACGACGGTCGGCGAGGCCGTCGACGAGAGTATCGTCGGCGACGCGTGGATCGGCTACTTCCTCGGCATCGCCCAGGAGTGGTACGAGCGCGTCGGCGTCGACATGGACCGCTTCCGCTTCCGCCAGCACCTCGCGGGCGAGCGGGCCCACTACGCCGCGGACTGCTGGGACGCGGAAAGCGAAGTCGACGGCGACTGGATCGAGATCGCGGGCTTCGCGTATCGGGGCGACTACGACCTCTCGAAGCACGGCGAGCACAGCGACGACGACTTCACCATCTTCCGGCAGTTCGACGAGCCGAAGACGGTCGAGAGAGCGGTCGTCGACCCCGATATGAGCGTTCTCGGCCCCGAGTTCGGCGGGGCCGCCGCCGACGTGAAGTCGGCGCTCGAAGAGCTGGCAGAGCGCGACCCCGCGGCGTTCGAGTCGGAGACGGTCGCGGTCACCGTCGGCGGCGAGACCAAGACCGTCGACGCGGACGTGGCGAACTTCCGGGTCGAAGAGCAGACCGTCTCGGGCGAGCACATCACCCCGCACGTGATCGAGCCGTCGTTCGGTGTCGACCGGACGGTGTACACGCTGCTGGCGCACGGGTACAACGAGGACGAGGTCGACGGCGAGACGCGGTCGTTCCTCTCGCTCTCGCCGACGGTCGCGCCGACGGACGTCGGCGTCTTCCCGCTGGTCTCGAACGTCGAGGAACTCACCGCGCGCGCGGAGGCGCTCGTCGACGACCTCAGGGAGTCGGGCTTCAGCGTCGTCTACGACGACTCCGGTAGCATCGGCCGTCGGTACCGTCGCCAGGACGAGGTCGGCACGCCCTTCTGCGTCACCGTCGACCGCGACGGCCTGGAGGGCGACGGCCCCGACACCGTCACGATCCGCGAGCGCGACACCGCCCGGCAGGTCCGCGTTCCGATCGACGCTCTGGTCGAAGAGCTCCGCGCCGTCTCGGACGGCGAGCGCCCCTTCGACGACCTGGTCGCCGAGTACGACCTCGTCGCGCCGGGCGCGGACGCGTAG
- a CDS encoding cation:proton antiporter regulatory subunit gives MTVYESDLPGVGKKHEIDLPDGSQLVVVTHNEGRREVFLRADPDSDSEKLFELPDRLARQVGTILEGAYFQPVKSQDIETLLGGDTLLEWVDVGEDSPIAGQTLGESDLRAETGASVVAVERGTDVIPSPGAETTIRAGDRLVVVGTRENCEDFQSRVDGT, from the coding sequence GTGACGGTCTACGAGAGCGACCTCCCGGGCGTCGGAAAGAAACACGAGATCGACCTGCCGGACGGGTCACAGCTCGTCGTCGTGACCCACAACGAGGGGCGCCGAGAGGTGTTCTTGCGCGCGGACCCCGACAGCGACTCCGAGAAACTGTTCGAGTTGCCCGACCGCCTGGCCCGACAGGTCGGGACGATCCTGGAGGGCGCGTACTTCCAGCCCGTCAAGTCTCAGGACATCGAGACGCTGCTCGGCGGCGACACGCTCCTCGAGTGGGTCGACGTCGGCGAGGACTCCCCGATCGCCGGGCAGACGCTCGGGGAGTCCGACCTCCGCGCGGAGACGGGAGCCTCGGTCGTCGCCGTCGAGCGCGGCACCGACGTGATCCCGTCGCCGGGGGCGGAGACGACGATCCGCGCGGGTGACCGGCTCGTCGTCGTCGGCACCCGGGAGAACTGCGAGGACTTCCAGTCGCGCGTGGACGGGACATAA
- a CDS encoding PPC domain-containing DNA-binding protein gives MHYREVDASREFLLRLETGADWRTEIEEFADLEGIDAAWFQAMGAVQDAEVWFYDQEDKEYQSVTFDEPLEVAACVGNVADLDGERFAHTHAVLSRPSGQALAGHLNAATVFAGEVYLRAFDDALVREHDETTDLDLWL, from the coding sequence ATGCACTATCGCGAGGTCGACGCGAGTCGGGAGTTCCTGCTTCGACTCGAAACGGGGGCGGACTGGCGCACCGAGATCGAGGAGTTCGCCGACCTCGAAGGGATCGACGCCGCGTGGTTCCAGGCGATGGGGGCCGTCCAGGACGCCGAGGTGTGGTTCTACGACCAGGAGGACAAAGAGTACCAGTCGGTGACCTTCGACGAACCCCTGGAGGTGGCCGCCTGCGTCGGTAACGTCGCCGACCTCGACGGAGAGCGCTTCGCTCACACTCACGCGGTGCTCTCTCGGCCGAGCGGGCAGGCGCTCGCGGGACACCTCAACGCCGCGACCGTCTTCGCCGGCGAGGTGTACCTCCGCGCGTTCGACGACGCGCTGGTCCGCGAGCACGACGAGACCACCGACCTGGACCTCTGGCTGTAA
- a CDS encoding DNA polymerase II large subunit, translating into MREEDERYFERIESRLDEAFDRAERAKGMGYDPEPEVEIPVAKDMADRVENILGIPGVAERVRELEGEMSREEAALELVTDFVEGTVGDYDGRAGKVEGAVRTAVALLTEGVVAAPIEGIDRVEILENDDGTEFVNVYYAGPIRSAGGTAQALSVLVADYARSLLGIDEYDARTVETERYAEEISLYDKETGLQYSPKDKETKFIAEHMPIMLDGEATGDEEVSGFRDLERVDTNSARGGMCLVLAEGIALKAPKIQRYTRGLDEVDWPWLQDLIDGTIGKDEADAETADAENTAGGEDEESAADTESGDGGEESDGETETPDGADDEPAGPPRLDPSTKFLRDLIAGRPVFGHPSAEGGFRLRYGRARNHGFATAGVHPATMHLVDDFLATGTQIKTERPGKAAGVIPVDSIEGPTVRLANGDVRRIDDPEEALEVRNGVEKILDLGEYLVNFGEFVENNHPLAPASYVYEWWVQDFEAAGAPVQALEDDPGIDLERPTPAEAEEWATEYDCPLHPEYTYLWHDVSVAQFEELADAVADGRLVGREADGGLAETGDGTPSSDAKKAGDGRVDDDRVLELANTETVAETLEGLLVEHTQSGEAIRVPEWRLLVRSLGYIVEEGGSTSAVDEGEPESDLDAGQSASDVDAGASPPTLDRTWEPADLSPAAREWDGGASAVKAVNEVAPFEVRERAPTRIGNRMGRPEKSESRDLSPAVHTLFPIGEAGGSQRDVGEAARGRDEQGRRGVVDVRVGDRVCPDCDAHTYRTTCPDCGTHTEPHYECEECGRVVEPDESGRVHCDRCDRDVTSPDWFSIDVGEEYRRALETVGERESAYEILKGVKGLTSADKTPEPMEKGVLRAKNGVTSFKDGTVRYDMTDLPVTAVRPSELDVTAADFRELGYETDVDGEPLKFDDQLVELKVQDIVLSDGAAEHMLKTADFVDDLLEQYYGLPPFYEVDEREDLVGELVFGMAPHTSAAVVGRVVGFTSAAVGYAHPYFHAAKRRNCDGDEDCVMLLMDGLLNFSKQYLPDKRGGQMDAPLVMSSRIDPSEIDDEAHNMDIVRQYPREFYEATLELDDPEAVEDLIQLGEDTLGTDEEYRGFDHTHDTSDIALGPDLSAYKTLGSMMDKMDAQLELSRKLRAVDETDVAERVIEYHFLPDLIGNLRAFSRQETRCLDCDEKYRRMPLTGDCRECGGRVNLTVHQGSVNKYMDTAIHVAEEFGCREYTKQRLEVLEKSLESVFENDKNKQSGFADFM; encoded by the coding sequence GTGCGGGAGGAGGACGAGCGGTACTTCGAGCGGATCGAATCCCGGCTCGACGAGGCGTTCGACCGCGCCGAGCGCGCGAAGGGGATGGGCTACGACCCCGAACCCGAGGTCGAGATTCCCGTCGCGAAGGACATGGCCGACAGGGTGGAGAACATCCTCGGCATCCCCGGCGTCGCAGAGCGGGTCCGCGAACTCGAGGGCGAGATGTCCCGCGAGGAGGCCGCCTTAGAGCTCGTGACCGACTTCGTCGAGGGGACCGTCGGCGACTACGACGGCCGCGCGGGGAAGGTCGAGGGCGCGGTCCGGACGGCCGTCGCACTCCTCACTGAGGGCGTCGTCGCCGCGCCGATCGAGGGGATCGACCGCGTCGAGATCTTAGAGAACGACGACGGCACGGAGTTCGTGAACGTCTACTACGCGGGACCGATCCGCTCGGCGGGCGGGACCGCACAGGCCCTCTCGGTCCTCGTGGCCGACTACGCCCGCTCGCTGCTCGGCATCGACGAGTACGACGCGCGGACGGTGGAGACAGAGCGGTACGCCGAGGAGATCTCGCTGTACGACAAGGAGACGGGCCTCCAGTACTCGCCGAAGGACAAGGAGACGAAGTTCATCGCCGAGCACATGCCGATCATGCTCGACGGCGAGGCCACCGGCGACGAGGAGGTCTCGGGCTTCCGCGACCTCGAACGCGTCGACACCAACAGCGCGCGAGGGGGGATGTGCCTCGTCCTCGCGGAGGGAATCGCGCTCAAGGCCCCGAAGATCCAGCGCTACACCCGCGGCCTCGACGAGGTCGACTGGCCGTGGCTCCAGGACCTCATCGACGGCACGATCGGGAAGGACGAGGCGGACGCAGAGACCGCCGATGCCGAAAATACGGCGGGCGGCGAGGACGAGGAATCGGCGGCGGACACCGAGAGCGGAGACGGGGGTGAGGAGAGCGACGGCGAGACCGAAACACCGGACGGCGCCGACGACGAACCCGCAGGGCCGCCGCGCCTCGACCCGTCGACGAAGTTCCTCAGAGACCTCATCGCCGGCCGCCCCGTGTTCGGCCACCCGAGCGCCGAGGGCGGGTTCAGGCTCCGGTACGGCCGCGCGCGAAACCACGGGTTCGCGACCGCCGGCGTCCACCCGGCGACGATGCACCTCGTCGACGACTTCCTCGCGACCGGGACGCAGATCAAGACCGAACGGCCGGGCAAGGCCGCCGGCGTCATCCCCGTCGACTCCATCGAGGGACCGACGGTCCGACTCGCGAACGGGGACGTCCGGCGGATCGACGACCCCGAGGAGGCTCTCGAAGTCAGAAACGGCGTCGAGAAGATCCTCGACCTCGGGGAGTACCTGGTGAACTTCGGGGAGTTCGTCGAGAACAACCACCCGCTCGCGCCCGCCTCCTACGTCTACGAGTGGTGGGTCCAGGACTTCGAGGCCGCGGGCGCGCCCGTCCAGGCGCTCGAAGACGACCCCGGGATCGATCTCGAACGCCCGACTCCGGCGGAGGCCGAGGAGTGGGCGACGGAGTACGACTGCCCGCTGCATCCCGAGTACACCTACCTCTGGCACGACGTCTCCGTCGCGCAGTTCGAGGAGTTAGCCGACGCCGTCGCGGACGGTCGTCTCGTCGGCAGGGAGGCCGACGGGGGTCTCGCAGAAACCGGAGACGGGACGCCGTCGTCGGACGCGAAAAAGGCCGGCGACGGCCGAGTCGACGACGATCGCGTCCTCGAACTGGCCAATACCGAAACCGTCGCCGAGACGCTCGAAGGCCTGCTCGTCGAGCACACCCAGAGCGGCGAGGCGATCCGGGTCCCCGAGTGGCGACTGCTGGTCCGCTCGCTCGGGTACATCGTCGAGGAAGGCGGGTCGACCTCGGCCGTCGACGAGGGCGAGCCGGAGTCGGACCTCGACGCGGGACAGTCGGCGTCGGACGTCGACGCGGGCGCGTCGCCCCCGACGCTCGATCGGACGTGGGAGCCGGCGGACCTCTCGCCGGCCGCCCGCGAGTGGGACGGCGGCGCGAGCGCCGTGAAGGCCGTGAACGAGGTCGCACCGTTCGAGGTCCGCGAGCGCGCGCCGACCCGGATCGGCAACCGGATGGGTCGGCCCGAGAAGTCCGAGTCCCGCGACCTCTCGCCGGCGGTTCACACGCTCTTCCCCATCGGCGAGGCCGGCGGGAGCCAGCGCGACGTCGGCGAGGCCGCCCGCGGTAGAGACGAGCAGGGTCGCCGCGGCGTCGTCGACGTCCGCGTCGGCGACCGCGTCTGCCCCGACTGCGACGCTCACACCTACCGGACGACCTGTCCCGACTGCGGGACGCACACCGAACCGCACTACGAGTGCGAGGAGTGCGGGCGGGTGGTCGAGCCCGATGAGTCCGGCCGCGTGCACTGCGACCGCTGCGACCGCGACGTCACCAGCCCCGACTGGTTCTCGATCGACGTCGGCGAGGAGTACCGCCGCGCGCTCGAAACGGTGGGCGAGCGGGAGTCCGCCTACGAGATCCTGAAAGGGGTCAAGGGACTGACCTCCGCGGACAAGACCCCCGAACCGATGGAAAAGGGGGTTCTGCGCGCGAAGAACGGCGTCACCTCGTTCAAGGACGGCACGGTCCGCTACGACATGACGGACCTCCCCGTCACCGCGGTCCGCCCCTCGGAACTCGACGTGACCGCCGCGGACTTCCGCGAGCTGGGCTACGAGACCGACGTCGACGGCGAACCCCTGAAGTTCGACGACCAGCTCGTCGAGCTGAAAGTCCAGGACATCGTCCTCTCCGACGGCGCGGCCGAGCACATGCTCAAGACCGCGGACTTCGTCGACGACCTCCTCGAACAGTACTACGGCCTCCCGCCGTTCTACGAGGTCGACGAGCGCGAGGACCTCGTCGGCGAACTCGTCTTCGGGATGGCCCCGCACACTTCTGCTGCTGTTGTCGGCCGCGTCGTCGGCTTCACTTCCGCCGCCGTCGGATACGCGCATCCGTACTTTCACGCCGCAAAGCGGCGGAACTGTGATGGTGATGAAGATTGCGTGATGCTGCTGATGGACGGCCTTCTGAACTTCTCGAAACAGTACCTCCCCGACAAACGCGGCGGCCAGATGGACGCGCCCCTGGTGATGTCCTCCCGCATCGACCCGAGCGAGATCGACGACGAGGCGCACAATATGGACATCGTGCGGCAATATCCCCGAGAGTTCTACGAGGCCACGCTCGAACTCGACGACCCCGAGGCCGTCGAGGACCTGATTCAACTCGGCGAGGACACCCTCGGCACCGACGAGGAGTACCGCGGCTTCGATCACACCCACGACACCTCCGACATCGCGCTCGGTCCGGACCTCTCTGCCTACAAAACGCTCGGCTCGATGATGGACAAGATGGACGCGCAGTTAGAGCTCTCCCGAAAGCTCCGCGCCGTCGACGAGACCGACGTCGCAGAGCGCGTCATCGAGTACCACTTCCTGCCGGATCTGATCGGGAACCTCCGCGCATTTTCGCGACAGGAGACGCGGTGTCTCGACTGCGACGAGAAGTACCGGAGAATGCCGCTGACGGGCGACTGCCGCGAGTGCGGCGGCCGCGTCAATCTGACGGTGCATCAGGGCTCGGTGAACAAGTACATGGACACCGCGATCCACGTCGCCGAGGAGTTCGGCTGCCGCGAGTACACCAAACAACGGCTGGAAGTGCTCGAAAAGAGCCTGGAGTCCGTGTTCGAGAACGACAAGAACAAGCAGTCGGGGTTCGCGGACTTCATGTGA
- a CDS encoding CBS domain-containing protein has translation MNVADAMTPREDVVTVELPGTRDDVLEYLQERGFSSVPVVKDGPDGEEYRGLVSREELIERPDEDQLAVLMREVPTVTADTSVEEAAHLMLDTGSRRVPVVDGRLEGIVTVTDVVHAIARGEVDTDATAGDVATADVNTTYAGTPLPVAEREIYYANVPYTVCLDDDGRMSGILTEVDIIEVARVVEGEDDTGDSVAGQDDEWMWEGIKAIGKRYVPTRNVELPSEPASKFMSDGLVTVSKRKSVVEVAQAMITEDIEQIPLVTGDELIGIVRDVDLLEAL, from the coding sequence ATGAACGTTGCCGACGCGATGACTCCCCGCGAGGACGTTGTCACTGTCGAACTCCCGGGGACCCGCGACGACGTGTTGGAGTACCTGCAGGAGCGCGGCTTCTCCTCGGTCCCGGTGGTCAAAGACGGCCCCGACGGCGAGGAGTACCGCGGGCTCGTCTCCCGCGAGGAACTGATCGAACGACCCGACGAGGACCAGCTCGCGGTCCTGATGCGCGAGGTCCCGACGGTCACCGCCGACACGAGCGTCGAGGAGGCGGCACACCTGATGCTCGACACCGGCTCCCGACGCGTCCCCGTCGTCGACGGCCGACTGGAGGGGATCGTCACCGTCACCGACGTCGTCCACGCCATCGCCCGCGGCGAGGTCGACACCGACGCCACCGCCGGCGACGTCGCGACCGCGGACGTGAACACGACCTACGCCGGGACGCCGCTGCCGGTCGCCGAGCGCGAAATCTACTACGCGAACGTCCCCTACACGGTCTGTCTCGACGACGACGGCCGGATGAGCGGCATCCTCACCGAGGTCGACATCATCGAGGTCGCCCGCGTCGTCGAGGGTGAGGACGACACCGGCGACTCCGTCGCCGGCCAGGACGACGAGTGGATGTGGGAGGGAATCAAGGCCATCGGGAAGCGCTACGTCCCGACCCGGAACGTCGAACTCCCCTCCGAACCCGCCTCGAAGTTCATGTCCGACGGCCTGGTGACGGTCTCGAAGCGCAAGTCCGTCGTCGAGGTCGCCCAGGCGATGATCACCGAGGACATCGAGCAGATCCCGCTCGTCACCGGTGACGAACTGATCGGCATCGTCCGCGACGTCGACCTCCTGGAGGCGCTGTAA
- a CDS encoding DUF7556 family protein, whose protein sequence is MTPNATAVSDASRAEVMASVDSTPSQSEFIIADISRDDAWLSMRLSEAPSLRDWA, encoded by the coding sequence ATGACGCCGAATGCGACGGCTGTGTCCGACGCGTCGCGCGCCGAGGTGATGGCCTCGGTGGACTCCACTCCCTCCCAATCGGAGTTCATCATCGCGGACATCTCCCGCGATGACGCGTGGCTCTCGATGCGACTGTCCGAAGCGCCGTCGCTTCGAGACTGGGCGTAG
- a CDS encoding diacylglycerol/polyprenol kinase family protein, which yields MSPSQSSTGVLAGVSRSEFRRRLVHASGTGLPLLYVLGLATWTQLGYVMLLASAIAATLEFFRLVVGLDWSVYDNLTRSYEQSNVAGYALFVFSITAVVLTFAPHVAVPAALMLTIGDPISGVLGTTREAGEPKRLRTLGAMFAVCLAVSLPFLLPAAGVAAGLAASVAGALGATLADGFKPVVAGYVVDDNLSIPPAASVAAGVVLAVTRAAPVFG from the coding sequence GTGTCTCCCTCCCAGTCGTCGACCGGCGTGCTCGCGGGGGTGTCCCGGAGCGAGTTCAGACGGCGGCTGGTCCACGCCAGCGGGACCGGGCTCCCGCTGCTGTACGTCCTCGGCCTCGCGACGTGGACGCAACTCGGCTACGTGATGCTGCTCGCCTCGGCGATCGCCGCGACCCTGGAGTTCTTTCGACTCGTCGTCGGCCTCGACTGGTCCGTCTACGACAACCTCACGCGCTCCTACGAGCAGTCGAACGTCGCGGGCTACGCGCTTTTCGTGTTCAGCATCACCGCAGTCGTCCTCACCTTCGCCCCGCACGTCGCGGTTCCCGCCGCGCTGATGCTGACCATCGGCGACCCGATCTCGGGCGTGCTCGGGACGACCCGCGAGGCCGGCGAGCCGAAGCGACTGCGGACGCTCGGGGCGATGTTCGCGGTCTGTCTCGCCGTCTCGCTCCCGTTTCTCCTGCCCGCCGCGGGCGTCGCGGCCGGCCTCGCGGCGTCGGTCGCGGGGGCGCTCGGCGCGACGCTCGCCGACGGCTTCAAACCCGTCGTCGCGGGCTACGTCGTCGACGACAACCTCTCGATCCCCCCGGCGGCGTCGGTCGCCGCGGGCGTCGTCCTCGCGGTGACGCGCGCCGCGCCGGTGTTCGGGTGA